A single window of Treponema denticola ATCC 35405 DNA harbors:
- a CDS encoding CapA family protein, with translation MKKNLNYYLFLFITAAVFVLNSCNSTEISESKLPQKENDISELVLSFSGDIMAHDVNFKMKDYNRIYDDVRDILLNDDLTFGNVETPVCEERPLSSFPCFNIHKDYLRAAIEGGFDVFSFANNHTNDQGIQGIDGTIKSFNALKEEYKNKELFSSGLKNKEDEDFKPVLIEKKGWKILFLSVTELINSHGKSKHRLYYSEPTKTGREKLLLSIKKMREENPCDIFILSLHLNEAEYGLKVLDSKKTWFKALAQAGIDVVWANHPHVLQDWELSDVEILTDDSKKDIIQINKGENNEPLDSFLTHKKNAFFMYSMGNFISGQRWKVNYADPAYYREYTGDSIIMQLRFKKIDGILQPEIEAAPVLITNYNEKDAPVIKRFTQEWIETLPEKERAYYLKRLELMRAYLPKLK, from the coding sequence ATGAAAAAAAATCTTAACTATTATTTATTTTTATTTATCACAGCGGCGGTTTTTGTTTTAAATTCCTGTAATTCAACCGAAATTTCCGAATCAAAATTACCTCAAAAAGAAAATGATATAAGCGAACTTGTTTTAAGTTTCTCAGGCGATATTATGGCTCATGATGTCAATTTTAAAATGAAAGACTATAATCGAATCTATGATGATGTCAGGGATATTCTTTTAAACGATGATTTAACTTTTGGAAATGTAGAAACACCTGTCTGTGAAGAAAGACCGCTTTCAAGCTTTCCATGCTTTAATATACATAAAGACTATCTAAGAGCCGCTATTGAAGGGGGTTTCGATGTTTTCTCGTTTGCCAATAATCACACTAACGATCAGGGTATTCAAGGAATAGACGGAACTATTAAAAGTTTTAATGCTTTAAAAGAAGAGTATAAAAATAAAGAGCTTTTTTCTTCCGGTTTAAAAAACAAAGAAGATGAAGATTTTAAACCTGTTCTAATCGAAAAAAAAGGCTGGAAGATTTTATTTTTATCGGTAACGGAACTTATCAACTCTCACGGCAAATCAAAACACAGACTTTATTACTCGGAACCCACAAAGACAGGAAGGGAAAAACTTCTTTTATCCATAAAAAAAATGAGGGAAGAAAATCCTTGCGATATTTTTATTCTGTCTCTTCATCTAAACGAGGCGGAATACGGCCTTAAGGTTTTAGATAGTAAAAAGACATGGTTTAAGGCTTTAGCCCAAGCAGGAATAGATGTAGTCTGGGCTAATCATCCCCATGTTTTACAGGATTGGGAACTTTCCGATGTGGAAATCTTAACCGATGATTCCAAAAAAGATATTATTCAAATCAATAAAGGAGAGAATAATGAACCTCTTGACTCTTTTCTCACACATAAAAAAAATGCCTTTTTTATGTACTCTATGGGAAATTTTATTTCGGGCCAAAGGTGGAAGGTAAACTATGCCGATCCGGCTTACTACAGGGAATATACGGGAGACTCAATAATAATGCAGTTACGCTTTAAAAAAATAGACGGTATTTTGCAGCCTGAGATAGAGGCAGCCCCTGTTTTAATTACAAACTATAACGAAAAAGATGCACCCGTAATAAAACGCTTTACCCAAGAATGGATTGAGACCCTTCCCGAAAAAGAAAGGGCCTACTATCTTAAAAGGCTTGAGCTTATGAGGGCCTACTTACCTAAGCTAAAATAA